In Rhodococcus rhodochrous, a single genomic region encodes these proteins:
- a CDS encoding 12-oxophytodienoate reductase: MPDTESPLFRPLTVRSLELRNRIVMSPMTRSHSPGGVPGPDVVEYYRRRAAGGTGLIVTEGVAIDHPTAVDNPRVPHMYGEEALEGWSRVVDAIHAEGGRIVPQLWHVGPLWGAMTADVDPSLTPMRPSGVWGEPGVTSYGEEYVARASEPTRAMTTEDIEQVIAAYADAAASAARVGFDGIALHGGHGYLLDSFLWEGTNLRDDEWGGDLERRTRFPAAVVAAIRARIGDDLPIFYRFSQHKQQNYDARIARTPDELKAVLTPLAEAGVDVFDASIRRFDMPAFEGSDLTLAGWAKKVTGALSMAVGSVGIGTTLRESRLLGSAPVRNNVPELERRLGADEFDLIAIGRLHLADPSLASTLRAGADLPEFDRAVHEAALT; encoded by the coding sequence ATGCCGGATACCGAGTCCCCCCTCTTCCGCCCCCTGACGGTCCGTTCCCTCGAACTCCGCAACCGCATCGTGATGTCGCCGATGACCCGCTCGCACTCGCCGGGCGGCGTGCCCGGCCCGGACGTCGTGGAGTACTACCGGCGCCGCGCCGCGGGGGGCACGGGTCTGATCGTCACCGAGGGTGTCGCCATCGACCACCCTACGGCGGTCGACAACCCGCGCGTGCCCCACATGTACGGCGAGGAGGCGCTCGAAGGGTGGAGCCGCGTCGTCGACGCGATCCACGCCGAGGGTGGACGCATCGTTCCTCAGCTGTGGCACGTCGGTCCGCTCTGGGGCGCGATGACCGCCGACGTCGACCCGTCGCTCACGCCCATGCGTCCCTCGGGTGTCTGGGGCGAGCCCGGCGTGACGTCCTACGGCGAGGAGTACGTCGCACGGGCGTCCGAGCCCACCCGGGCGATGACGACCGAGGACATCGAACAGGTGATCGCGGCCTACGCCGATGCGGCCGCATCCGCGGCCCGGGTCGGTTTCGACGGCATCGCACTGCACGGCGGGCACGGCTACCTGCTCGACTCGTTCCTCTGGGAGGGAACGAATCTCCGCGACGACGAATGGGGCGGCGACCTCGAGCGTCGCACCCGATTCCCCGCAGCGGTGGTCGCGGCCATCCGCGCGCGCATCGGCGACGACCTGCCGATCTTCTACCGGTTCTCCCAGCACAAGCAGCAGAACTACGATGCGCGGATCGCCCGCACCCCGGACGAACTGAAGGCCGTCCTCACGCCGCTGGCGGAAGCGGGTGTCGACGTGTTCGACGCGAGCATCCGCCGCTTCGACATGCCGGCATTCGAAGGCAGCGATCTCACTCTCGCGGGCTGGGCGAAGAAGGTCACCGGCGCACTGTCGATGGCGGTGGGCAGCGTGGGTATCGGAACGACGCTGCGGGAGAGCCGGTTGCTGGGCAGCGCACCCGTGCGGAACAACGTTCCCGAACTCGAACGACGACTGGGCGCCGACGAGTTCGACCTCATCGCCATCGGCCGGTTGCACCTGGCCGACCCCTCGCTCGCGAGCACTCTGCGTGCCGGCGCGGACCTTCCGGAGTTCGATCGTGCGGTGCACGAGGCCGCCCTGACCTGA
- a CDS encoding IclR family transcriptional regulator, with product MTMSESHHEQAPRAPKRELPASMVERMTLILDAFDDLSSRLTLEEVACRTQLPRSTVHRILDQMVRLDWIDHASFGYCLGRRAKAMGDGDNGHIRIREAAAPHLHELHMTTGMVAHLSVLDGGDCVYLDKIGGQLAAALPSRVGGRSPAYATAGGKALLAGLEPEQVDVLYGGPNLPPRTERTITDLSTLHLELNRIRRRHGLAFETGEATAGMSCVGAAIRSPASPVAAISLCGPTRPGHLERIAPLVADAVRTISRALYPELDTPRRNRAARTSAASWSPQVMEQMLATQSHGWI from the coding sequence GTGACGATGTCCGAGTCGCATCATGAGCAGGCGCCCCGAGCGCCGAAGCGCGAACTGCCCGCGTCGATGGTCGAGCGGATGACCCTGATCCTCGACGCCTTCGACGACCTCTCCTCGCGACTCACCCTCGAGGAGGTCGCGTGCCGGACCCAGCTCCCGCGCTCGACCGTCCACCGCATCCTCGACCAGATGGTGCGACTCGACTGGATCGACCACGCGTCCTTCGGCTACTGCCTCGGACGTCGCGCGAAGGCCATGGGGGACGGCGACAACGGGCACATCCGCATCCGTGAGGCCGCGGCGCCGCACCTCCACGAACTGCACATGACCACCGGCATGGTCGCCCACCTGTCCGTCCTCGACGGAGGCGACTGCGTCTACCTCGACAAGATCGGCGGTCAGCTCGCCGCGGCGCTGCCGTCCCGGGTCGGCGGACGCTCACCCGCCTACGCCACCGCCGGCGGCAAGGCGCTGCTCGCCGGCCTCGAACCGGAGCAGGTCGACGTCCTCTACGGCGGACCGAACCTGCCGCCCCGCACCGAGCGGACCATCACCGACCTGTCGACCCTGCACCTCGAACTCAACCGCATCCGCCGTCGACACGGACTGGCCTTCGAAACCGGCGAGGCCACCGCCGGCATGTCGTGCGTCGGCGCCGCGATCCGCAGCCCTGCATCGCCGGTCGCCGCGATCTCCCTGTGCGGTCCCACCCGCCCCGGCCACCTCGAACGCATAGCACCGCTGGTCGCCGATGCGGTCCGCACGATCTCGCGCGCGCTCTATCCCGAACTCGACACCCCCCGACGCAATCGCGCCGCACGCACGTCCGCAGCGTCGTGGTCGCCGCAGGTCATGGAGCAGATGCTCGCCACACAGTCCCACGGCTGGATCTGA
- a CDS encoding alpha/beta fold hydrolase codes for MTTEWTFENTARELATDRGTLRYHEAGEGEPLLLLHGSGPGVTGWRNYRGVLADLAEHYRCLVLEFPGFGVSDPCEGHPMAMASVAVTDFLDGLGLDRVSIIGNSMGGIVGTQFAIAQPDRVKKLVTIGGAGRSVFAPSPGEGIRLLMEFTDDPTRDKLVRWLRSMVYDPAIVTEELIEERWALATEPKTLEIARRMYSTAAFAAGAKAAAASDATPYWAQLHKITAPVLLTWGRDDRVSPVDMGMLPMRELRHGELHVFPNCGHWAMIEAREAWLSAVLAFLRRDDA; via the coding sequence ATGACGACGGAATGGACTTTCGAGAACACGGCGAGAGAACTCGCGACCGACCGCGGCACCCTCCGCTACCACGAAGCCGGTGAGGGTGAACCCCTCCTGCTGCTCCACGGCTCCGGGCCGGGCGTCACCGGCTGGCGGAACTACCGCGGTGTGCTCGCCGATCTTGCCGAGCACTACCGGTGCCTCGTCCTGGAGTTCCCCGGCTTCGGTGTGAGCGACCCGTGCGAAGGGCACCCGATGGCGATGGCATCGGTCGCGGTGACCGACTTCCTCGACGGACTCGGCCTCGACCGCGTGTCGATCATCGGGAACTCGATGGGCGGCATCGTCGGGACGCAGTTCGCGATCGCACAGCCCGACCGGGTGAAGAAGCTCGTCACCATCGGAGGCGCCGGCCGGTCGGTCTTCGCGCCGTCGCCGGGCGAGGGCATCCGGCTGCTCATGGAGTTCACGGACGATCCCACGCGCGACAAGCTCGTCCGCTGGCTGCGGTCGATGGTCTACGACCCCGCGATCGTCACCGAGGAACTCATCGAGGAGCGGTGGGCGCTGGCCACCGAACCGAAGACCCTCGAGATCGCCAGACGCATGTACAGCACCGCCGCCTTCGCCGCGGGTGCGAAGGCCGCTGCCGCCTCCGACGCCACCCCGTACTGGGCGCAGCTCCACAAGATCACCGCGCCGGTGCTGCTGACCTGGGGTCGCGACGACCGCGTCAGCCCCGTCGACATGGGGATGCTTCCCATGCGCGAACTGCGCCACGGCGAACTCCACGTGTTCCCGAACTGCGGCCACTGGGCGATGATCGAAGCACGCGAGGCGTGGCTGTCGGCGGTGCTCGCGTTCCTTCGCCGCGACGACGCGTAG
- a CDS encoding acyl-CoA dehydrogenase family protein: MGQVLDSVSEFADEIRADGAEGDTLMRLTDRSAKRLRDAGVIRLLQPKEFGGLEAHPREFAETAMAIGAMDGATGWVSGIVGVHPWEMAFFDPKAQEEVWGENPDTWIASPYAPMGVATPVDGGYILNGRWSFSSGTDHCDWVMIGAAVGDKDGNRLSPPQSLHVLLPRSDYRIDHDSWNVVGLRGTGSKDLVVENAFLPEYRTLRAERVMGGVAWQDAGRDETLYKFPFSCIFPLGITSSLIGIAEGALNCYIESQRERVTVSGTAIKQDPYVLSNLGDAAAEIAASRAALLETVDRFWDLTERGIEVTFEQRAIGRRTQVAAAWRAVRAVDEIFSRAGGGALQLSNPLQRFWRDAHAGLSHAIHVPGSIFHAATLTQLGEEPQGMMRSMI; the protein is encoded by the coding sequence ATGGGACAGGTGCTCGACTCCGTTTCGGAGTTCGCAGACGAGATCCGCGCGGACGGTGCCGAAGGCGACACCCTGATGCGGCTGACCGACCGCAGCGCGAAGAGGCTCCGCGACGCCGGCGTCATCCGCCTCCTGCAACCGAAGGAATTCGGGGGCCTCGAGGCGCACCCGCGCGAGTTCGCGGAGACCGCCATGGCCATCGGCGCCATGGACGGTGCGACCGGCTGGGTCAGCGGCATCGTCGGTGTCCACCCGTGGGAGATGGCCTTCTTCGACCCGAAGGCCCAGGAGGAGGTGTGGGGCGAGAACCCCGACACCTGGATCGCATCCCCGTACGCACCGATGGGTGTCGCGACCCCCGTCGACGGCGGATACATCCTCAACGGCCGCTGGTCGTTCTCGTCGGGCACCGACCACTGCGACTGGGTGATGATCGGCGCGGCCGTGGGCGACAAGGACGGCAACCGCCTGAGCCCGCCGCAGAGCCTGCACGTGCTGCTGCCGCGATCGGACTACCGGATCGACCACGACAGCTGGAACGTCGTCGGCCTGCGCGGCACCGGTTCGAAGGATCTCGTCGTCGAGAACGCCTTCCTCCCCGAGTACCGGACGCTGCGCGCCGAGCGCGTCATGGGCGGGGTGGCGTGGCAGGACGCCGGACGCGACGAGACGCTCTACAAGTTCCCCTTCTCGTGCATCTTCCCGCTCGGCATCACCTCGTCGCTCATCGGCATCGCCGAGGGTGCGCTGAACTGCTACATCGAGTCCCAGCGCGAGCGGGTCACGGTGTCCGGCACCGCGATCAAGCAGGATCCGTACGTGCTGTCGAACCTCGGCGACGCAGCGGCGGAGATCGCTGCCTCGCGCGCCGCCCTGCTCGAAACCGTCGACCGCTTCTGGGATCTGACCGAGCGGGGCATCGAGGTCACCTTCGAGCAGCGCGCGATCGGACGCCGGACCCAGGTCGCCGCGGCATGGCGGGCCGTGCGCGCCGTCGACGAGATCTTCTCGCGGGCCGGCGGCGGCGCGTTGCAGCTGAGCAATCCGCTGCAGCGCTTCTGGCGCGACGCGCACGCCGGTCTGAGCCACGCCATCCACGTCCCCGGTTCGATCTTCCACGCCGCGACGCTCACCCAGCTCGGCGAAGAGCCGCAGGGCATGATGCGGTCGATGATCTGA
- a CDS encoding VOC family protein: MTDIRGLGYLRIQTTDIARWRELVVDGLGMAIGTGPEPDGLYLRVDERRARLIVLPGEVDNALAVGWEVRDEFALRRVREAVEKAGIAVEVLSEEESTYRDAEQVIAFDDPGGTRTEVFFGPVLDHSPVVTPFAGVFHTGEEGLGHVVLPTAAFGESYEFYTEALGFLPRGATRLGGLSAPPPVRRVRFLGVNRRHHSLALCPAPPTAEPGLVHLMLEVETLDAVGQALDRVNKLGFSISSTLGRHTNDKMVSFYVRAPGGWDIEFGTEGMLVDETFYTAEEITADSYWGHDWSGSEPLAAFSPPAG, from the coding sequence ATGACGGACATTCGCGGACTGGGTTATCTCAGGATCCAGACCACAGACATCGCACGGTGGCGCGAACTCGTCGTCGACGGACTCGGCATGGCGATCGGTACCGGGCCGGAACCCGACGGCCTGTACCTGCGTGTCGACGAACGGCGGGCACGCCTGATCGTGTTGCCCGGTGAGGTCGACAATGCGCTCGCCGTGGGCTGGGAGGTGCGCGACGAGTTCGCGCTGCGTCGAGTGCGCGAAGCGGTCGAGAAGGCCGGCATCGCCGTCGAGGTCCTCTCCGAGGAGGAGTCGACCTATCGCGACGCCGAGCAGGTCATCGCATTCGACGATCCGGGCGGCACCCGCACCGAGGTCTTCTTCGGTCCGGTGCTCGACCACAGCCCGGTCGTGACGCCGTTCGCCGGTGTCTTCCACACCGGTGAGGAAGGGCTCGGCCACGTCGTCCTGCCCACCGCAGCGTTCGGGGAGTCGTACGAGTTCTACACCGAGGCACTCGGTTTCCTGCCGCGCGGAGCGACGCGGCTCGGTGGCCTGTCGGCACCGCCGCCCGTGCGGCGCGTGCGCTTCCTGGGCGTCAACCGCCGCCACCACAGCCTCGCGTTGTGCCCGGCGCCGCCCACCGCCGAACCGGGTCTCGTGCACCTGATGCTCGAAGTCGAGACGCTCGACGCGGTCGGTCAGGCCCTGGACCGGGTGAACAAGCTCGGCTTCTCGATCTCGTCGACCCTGGGCCGGCACACCAACGACAAGATGGTCTCCTTCTACGTCCGTGCTCCCGGCGGATGGGACATCGAGTTCGGTACCGAGGGCATGCTCGTCGACGAGACCTTCTACACCGCGGAGGAGATCACGGCCGACAGCTACTGGGGCCACGACTGGTCGGGTTCCGAGCCCCTCGCGGCGTTCTCGCCGCCGGCAGGCTGA
- the hsaA gene encoding 3-hydroxy-9,10-secoandrosta-1,3,5(10)-triene-9,17-dione monooxygenase oxygenase subunit, translating into MTADDVLDAVRDLIPGIAARAAETDRLGRVPDGTVRELVAAGVFRMLQPRRYGGFETEPARFFEVVRTISAACGSTGWIASVVGVHPWHLALFHDRAQREVWGEDDSTLVSSAYAPVGRLIPVDDGYRLSGTWMFSSGCRFASWALLGAVVVGSEGRPVDFVTVLVPRSDYTIRDVWNVVGMRGTSSDEIVVDDVFVPDHRVKSNYETSQLRGPGRKVNTGPLYRLPFAALFTTSVAVPVVGVVAGCYDEYLSSMRERVRLSLGGGRFVDDPFAQVAVGRVASDIDAATLQLDRNIRELWELAKAGRQIPMQLRLRTRRDQVRATERAVEAIDLLFRTAGGTSLFLGGVVERAWRDAHAGSVHVANEPERAYALYGRDAFGLPVEDNLI; encoded by the coding sequence ATGACCGCCGACGACGTCCTGGATGCGGTCCGAGACCTGATCCCCGGAATCGCCGCTCGCGCAGCGGAGACCGACAGACTCGGCCGCGTCCCCGACGGGACGGTCCGTGAACTCGTCGCCGCCGGTGTGTTCCGCATGCTGCAGCCACGCCGGTACGGCGGGTTCGAGACCGAACCTGCACGCTTCTTCGAGGTCGTGCGGACGATCTCGGCGGCCTGCGGTTCGACGGGGTGGATCGCGTCCGTCGTCGGCGTCCACCCCTGGCACCTGGCCCTGTTCCACGATCGGGCGCAGCGCGAGGTCTGGGGTGAGGACGATTCGACGCTCGTCTCGTCGGCGTACGCCCCGGTGGGCCGTCTGATCCCCGTCGACGACGGATACCGGTTGTCGGGGACGTGGATGTTCTCGTCCGGTTGCCGGTTCGCGTCCTGGGCGTTGCTCGGCGCCGTGGTGGTCGGATCGGAGGGCAGGCCGGTCGATTTCGTCACGGTGCTCGTGCCCCGCAGCGACTACACGATCCGTGACGTCTGGAACGTCGTGGGGATGCGCGGGACGAGCAGCGACGAGATCGTCGTCGACGACGTCTTCGTGCCCGACCACCGGGTGAAGAGCAACTACGAGACGTCGCAACTACGCGGACCGGGCCGGAAGGTGAACACCGGTCCGCTCTACCGCCTTCCGTTCGCCGCGTTGTTCACCACGAGCGTCGCCGTCCCCGTCGTCGGAGTCGTCGCGGGCTGTTACGACGAGTATCTGTCCTCGATGCGCGAGCGGGTGCGGCTGAGCCTCGGTGGGGGACGGTTCGTCGACGATCCCTTCGCGCAGGTCGCCGTGGGGCGCGTCGCGTCGGACATCGACGCCGCGACACTGCAACTCGACCGCAACATCCGTGAACTGTGGGAGCTGGCGAAGGCGGGCAGGCAGATCCCGATGCAGCTGCGACTGCGCACCCGGCGGGATCAGGTGCGCGCCACCGAGCGTGCGGTCGAGGCGATCGACCTGCTGTTCAGGACCGCAGGCGGGACGTCGTTGTTCCTCGGTGGTGTCGTCGAACGGGCGTGGCGCGACGCGCATGCCGGCAGCGTCCACGTCGCGAACGAACCGGAACGGGCCTATGCGCTGTACGGGCGGGACGCGTTCGGTCTCCCGGTCGAGGACAATCTGATCTGA
- a CDS encoding FAD-dependent oxidoreductase, whose product MSASPVRPISVHDIETWDLESNVVIAGFGIAGVSAAIGAAESGADVLVLERTGGGGGAAALSGGIVYLGGGTRLQKACGFDDTPENMKTFLAAALGPGVDEAKLDVYCEGSVDHFDWLESCGVPYKEGFWSQPGWECPEDDSLMYSGGENAAPFSSLVDPAPRGHLARVPMPRTGDQGAGHVLMTTLIAKAADLGVRVESDVRVQRLVVDDTGRVVGIVAQRFGDTLAVRARRGVVLATGSFAYNDEMMQAYAPRLYQRPAATVEEHDGRGILMAQALGARLAHMDACEVAFFCDPQLIARGILVNGRGQRYVAEDTYPGRVGQLTMYQNDNQAFLVLDEQAYEKGMAAPSSSPQLRHRPTWVCETVAELESEMGLPEGALTATVELYNKHAEQGTDPVLGKKPEWVRPIGSPIAAIDLRSMTGGFTLGGLQTSIDSEVLHVDGEPIPGLYAAGRCTSGLSAWGYCSGISLGDGSFFGRRAGIRAAAS is encoded by the coding sequence ATGAGCGCCTCACCGGTCCGCCCGATCTCCGTCCACGACATCGAGACGTGGGATCTCGAATCCAACGTCGTCATAGCAGGTTTCGGCATCGCCGGTGTCTCCGCCGCCATCGGTGCCGCCGAGAGCGGCGCGGACGTGCTGGTGCTCGAACGTACCGGGGGCGGTGGGGGAGCGGCGGCGTTGTCGGGCGGCATCGTCTACCTCGGCGGTGGCACGCGACTGCAGAAGGCCTGCGGATTCGACGACACCCCCGAGAACATGAAGACCTTCCTCGCCGCGGCTCTCGGTCCGGGCGTCGACGAGGCCAAGCTCGACGTCTACTGCGAGGGCAGCGTCGACCACTTCGATTGGCTCGAATCGTGCGGGGTGCCCTACAAGGAAGGGTTCTGGTCGCAGCCCGGCTGGGAGTGCCCGGAGGACGACTCGCTGATGTACAGCGGCGGCGAGAACGCTGCCCCCTTCTCCTCGCTCGTCGACCCCGCGCCGCGCGGTCACCTCGCCCGGGTGCCGATGCCGCGCACCGGCGATCAGGGCGCCGGCCACGTGCTCATGACCACCCTCATCGCCAAGGCCGCCGACCTCGGCGTGCGCGTCGAATCCGACGTCCGCGTCCAGCGTCTCGTCGTCGACGACACCGGAAGGGTCGTCGGGATCGTCGCCCAGCGTTTCGGCGACACCCTCGCGGTGAGGGCGCGTCGCGGCGTGGTCCTGGCCACCGGATCGTTCGCCTACAACGACGAGATGATGCAGGCCTACGCGCCTCGGCTGTACCAGCGTCCCGCCGCCACGGTCGAGGAGCACGACGGTCGCGGCATCCTCATGGCACAGGCGCTGGGTGCGCGTCTGGCACACATGGACGCGTGCGAGGTCGCCTTCTTCTGCGACCCCCAGCTGATCGCACGCGGCATCCTCGTCAACGGTCGCGGTCAGCGTTACGTCGCCGAGGACACCTATCCGGGCCGCGTCGGTCAGCTCACCATGTACCAGAACGACAACCAGGCGTTCCTCGTCCTCGACGAGCAGGCCTACGAGAAGGGGATGGCGGCGCCGAGTTCGAGTCCGCAGTTGCGTCACCGGCCCACCTGGGTGTGTGAGACGGTCGCCGAACTCGAATCCGAGATGGGACTGCCCGAGGGCGCCCTGACCGCGACGGTGGAGCTGTACAACAAACATGCCGAGCAGGGGACGGATCCGGTCCTCGGGAAGAAGCCCGAGTGGGTGCGGCCGATCGGGTCCCCGATCGCGGCGATCGACCTGCGGAGCATGACCGGCGGTTTCACCCTGGGCGGACTGCAGACCTCGATCGATTCGGAGGTCCTGCATGTCGACGGGGAGCCGATCCCCGGTCTGTACGCCGCGGGTCGCTGCACGTCGGGCCTGTCGGCGTGGGGGTATTGCAGCGGCATCTCCCTCGGTGACGGGAGCTTCTTCGGGCGGCGGGCCGGCATCCGCGCCGCTGCCTCGTAG
- a CDS encoding flavin reductase family protein: MQTRIPTRDIGYDIELPGADEMRRAMGRFASGVTVVTGLDEDGPTGFACQSFASVSLEPPLVLFCADHRGRAWPRIRRAGRCTVNVLGAGQSDLCARFGSSRGSKFDGLDWELSRWGTPSLPDVLLRVHASVEDVHVAGDHDVVIGRVAELECLADDGPMVFYRGGFDLGR; encoded by the coding sequence ATGCAGACCCGGATACCGACCCGCGACATCGGTTACGACATCGAGCTGCCCGGCGCCGACGAGATGCGACGCGCCATGGGACGGTTCGCGAGCGGCGTCACCGTCGTGACCGGTCTCGACGAGGACGGACCCACAGGCTTCGCGTGCCAGTCGTTCGCGTCGGTCTCGCTCGAGCCGCCCCTCGTGTTGTTCTGCGCGGATCACCGCGGTCGCGCGTGGCCGCGGATCCGCCGCGCCGGCCGGTGCACCGTCAACGTGCTCGGTGCCGGCCAGAGCGATCTGTGCGCGCGTTTCGGATCGAGCCGCGGTTCGAAGTTCGACGGTCTCGACTGGGAACTGTCCCGCTGGGGCACTCCGTCGCTGCCGGATGTCCTGCTGCGGGTGCACGCCTCGGTGGAGGACGTGCACGTCGCGGGTGATCACGATGTCGTCATCGGCCGGGTCGCGGAACTCGAGTGCCTCGCCGACGACGGTCCGATGGTGTTCTACCGCGGCGGGTTCGATCTCGGCCGCTGA
- a CDS encoding TetR family transcriptional regulator — protein MPRIGKARDGAEPTSVEQRRRHVRILEAAAQLGSEHELARVQMTEVAKNAGVAIGTLYRYFPSKTHLFVALLLHRLELGADRLPERKPGTSAREAITETLVEMTRRFVDRPRLASAMLLSNSTAPASVVPDSVEVRRTFHRILFEKAGLDEPTEEDRNAVRLLSMLWSGLLVTYLNGGATLEETEADVRSSCDLLLAHLSE, from the coding sequence GTGCCCAGAATCGGTAAGGCACGGGACGGAGCCGAGCCGACCTCGGTCGAACAACGGCGACGACACGTGCGGATCCTCGAGGCCGCAGCGCAGCTGGGGTCCGAGCACGAACTGGCCCGTGTGCAGATGACCGAGGTGGCGAAGAACGCCGGGGTCGCGATCGGCACCCTGTACCGATACTTTCCGTCGAAGACGCACCTGTTCGTGGCGTTGCTGCTCCACCGGCTCGAACTCGGCGCCGACCGGCTGCCCGAGAGGAAGCCGGGAACGAGCGCGCGCGAGGCGATCACCGAGACACTCGTCGAGATGACCCGCCGGTTCGTCGACCGTCCGCGCCTGGCCTCCGCGATGTTGCTGTCCAACAGCACCGCCCCGGCATCGGTGGTGCCGGACTCCGTCGAGGTGAGGCGGACGTTCCACCGGATCCTGTTCGAGAAGGCAGGCCTCGACGAGCCGACCGAGGAGGATCGCAACGCCGTGCGGCTGTTGTCGATGTTGTGGTCCGGACTGTTGGTGACCTATCTCAACGGCGGCGCGACCCTCGAAGAGACCGAGGCCGATGTGCGGAGCAGCTGCGACCTGCTGCTCGCGCACCTGTCCGAGTAG
- a CDS encoding acyl-CoA dehydrogenase family protein yields the protein MEFELDDDLIAVEDLASQVFGSLAAVERVVEVERTEGGFDATLWKALADSGLLGLALPESAGGAGMGMLGLTTILQQQGRRVAPVPVWSAVAGAALPLAHFGSSTQTARFLPGLLDGSVVLTGAFDDTPGASPTVTAIRKGDDLVISGEIPSVPWAPAIAGVVVPVRCDDDSVAVVIAPVDATGVEATPVEVTGRGAEAAVRFTDAHIGAEDVLPGDGEQIAAWTRRRIRVALAAVALGVCEETLRATAKYTSERVQFGRPLSTNQAVALRAADAYLDTEAIRLTMRRAAWLLDVGREDEAESAALVAKWWASRGSVRVGLTGQHLHGGIGADIDYPIHRYFLWGRQLAFTFGGADATAATLGDVLDTAPPIGAAG from the coding sequence ATGGAATTCGAACTCGACGACGATCTGATCGCGGTCGAAGACCTCGCCTCGCAGGTCTTCGGCTCTCTCGCCGCAGTCGAACGGGTCGTGGAGGTGGAGCGCACCGAGGGCGGTTTCGACGCCACCCTGTGGAAGGCCCTCGCCGACTCCGGGCTGCTCGGACTCGCCCTGCCCGAATCCGCCGGTGGCGCCGGCATGGGGATGCTGGGGCTGACGACGATCCTGCAGCAGCAAGGCCGTCGCGTCGCCCCCGTCCCCGTGTGGTCGGCCGTCGCCGGCGCCGCTCTCCCGCTCGCCCACTTCGGTTCGAGCACCCAGACCGCCCGGTTCCTGCCGGGGCTCCTCGACGGTTCCGTCGTCCTGACCGGCGCGTTCGACGACACCCCCGGGGCGAGCCCCACCGTCACCGCCATCCGCAAGGGCGACGACCTCGTCATCAGCGGGGAGATTCCGTCCGTGCCGTGGGCGCCCGCCATCGCGGGAGTGGTCGTCCCCGTCCGGTGCGACGACGACTCGGTCGCCGTCGTCATCGCCCCCGTGGATGCGACCGGCGTCGAGGCCACCCCGGTGGAGGTGACCGGTCGCGGCGCCGAAGCGGCCGTGCGGTTCACCGACGCGCACATCGGAGCCGAGGACGTCCTGCCCGGCGACGGGGAGCAGATCGCGGCCTGGACCCGGCGTCGTATCCGCGTCGCCCTGGCCGCCGTGGCGCTCGGCGTGTGCGAAGAGACGCTGCGGGCGACGGCGAAGTACACCTCCGAGCGCGTGCAGTTCGGCCGGCCGCTGTCGACCAACCAGGCGGTCGCGTTGCGCGCAGCCGACGCCTACCTCGACACCGAGGCGATCCGCCTCACGATGCGCAGGGCCGCATGGCTGCTCGACGTCGGACGCGAGGACGAAGCCGAGTCCGCCGCGCTGGTCGCGAAGTGGTGGGCGTCGCGCGGGAGTGTGCGGGTCGGTCTGACCGGCCAGCACCTGCACGGCGGTATCGGCGCCGACATCGACTACCCCATCCACCGCTACTTCCTGTGGGGACGGCAGCTGGCGTTCACCTTCGGCGGCGCCGACGCGACGGCGGCCACCCTCGGGGACGTCCTGGACACCGCACCCCCGATCGGTGCGGCCGGATAG